In Balearica regulorum gibbericeps isolate bBalReg1 chromosome 2, bBalReg1.pri, whole genome shotgun sequence, one DNA window encodes the following:
- the LOC142600672 gene encoding mediator of RNA polymerase II transcription subunit 1-like — protein MQRAEHKYIAWLDSFQKLSQGRVIFETSLASLPMTKLNAHVSPSGTACYITSTMFYIEIQLEKDGKVVDVKLAHLGEAPVVCEDLVQHLRMKNYDAFGKILEDLSSLYQIPGNSEMKAKGYLALQALEKDLYSMYLLDRTQDVNRVTEVLHGKVGHLVPRTGGTPMTIEFYISPYQVLEAELNPGSQVCGTKTVVTIEGTDMFHKLPFSPLLVDSEAGEGGNLVFLPLTDELSMELPAFFVLKFHQPIPMSSSSIDQIQSLTGIQITGLKLAPLYELIVQSTLQEKCSEGLSTHKSCFFVSLPDCPKHCYFINKGSEKSDLAGALVSKIPFSHPKCVPGVIEILRHQVAYNGLISSCVSEKHINEDDSELLYFEVLPHKNTSFSVFFLHPVEENLACGMCGIIDTVLFIGLTRDLDLSRLLHYTSWLQTHSNGYSQWCAINEKHKIALVYKLLTTKCSVCSINQKVNANIQVLFCLGLQLINKLQLLLFPI, from the exons ATGCAAAGAGCAGAGCACAAATATATTGCCTGGTTGGATAGTTTTCAGAAGCTGAGCCAAGGAAGagttatttttgaaacatcCCTGGCGTCTCTTCCCATGACCAA aCTTAATGCTCACGTTAGCCCCAGTGGGACTGCCTGCTACATAACATCGACCATGTTTTATATAGAAATTCAGCTGGAGAAGGATGGAAAGGTCGTAGATGTAAAGTTGGCTCACCTTGGAGAAGCTCCTGTg GTTTGTGAGGACTTGGTGCAGCATCTAAG GATGAAGAACTATGATGCCTTTGGAAAGATTCTAGAAGACCTGTCAAGTCTGTATCAAATTCCAGGAAACAG cgAAATGAAAGCTAAGGGATACCTTGCTTTGCAGGCCCTTGAAAAAGATCTTTATTCAATGTATCTTCTAGACAG AACACAGGATGTAAACAGAGTTACTGAAGTACTTCATGGAAAAGTAGGACACCTGGTGCCAAGAACTGGAG gaaCTCCTATGACCAttgaattttacatttctccCTATCAAGTTTTGGAAGCAGAACTAAATCCTG GTTCCCAGGTATGTGGAACAAAAACAGTTGTGACTATTGAAGGCACAGATATGTTCCAcaaacttcctttttctccactgCTTGTAGATTCTGAAGCTGGAGAAGGCGG cAACCTTGTTTTTTTGCCACTGACTGATGAACTCAGCATGGAATTGCCAGCTTTTTTTGTGTTGAAGTTTCACCAGCCTATTCCTATGTCGTCATCCAGTATTGATCAGATACAGAGTCTCACAG GAATTCAGATTACTGGCTTGAAACTAGCTCCTCTATATGAGCTGATTGTTCAGTCAACCcttcaagaaaaatgcagtgaagGCTTGTCTACACATAAATCCTGTTTCTTTGTG TCTCTTCCAGATTGCCCAAAGCACTGTTACTTCATAAACAAGGGCTCAGAAAAGTCAGATTTAGCAGGAGCCTTGGTCAGTAAAATCCCATTTAGCCATCCGAAGTGTGTGCCTGGCGTAATAGAGATTCTTCGACATCAAGTGGCATATAACGGTCTTATTAGCAGCTGTGTCTCTGAGAAGCATATAAATGAAG atgATTCAGAACTGCTTTACTTTGAAGTGTTACCACACAAGAACAccagcttttctgtctttttccttcatcctgTGGAAGAGAATTTAGCCTGTGGTATGTGTGGAATAATTGATACTGTCCTCTTTATTGGGCTGACAAGGGACCTGGATCTATCTAGGCTCTTGCACTACACTTCTTGGTTACAAACACATTCTAACGGCTACTCTCAATGGTGCgcaataaatgaaaaacacaaaatagcACTTGTGTATAAATTGCTTACTACAAAGTGTTCTGTATGCAGCATAAACCAGaaagtaaatgcaaatattcaaGTCCTATTCTGTCTTGGCCTGCAGTTAATTAATAAATTGCAACTTCTACTATTTCCGATTTAA